From the genome of Haloplanus vescus:
GAACAACTTTCCCGTCCTCGTGGTCGACACGGACGGCGAGTACTACGGCCTGAAAGAGGAGTTCGAACTCCTCCACGCCGGCGCCGACGACGAGTGCGACATCCAGGTCAGCCCGGAGCACGCCGAGAAAATCGCGAGTCTCGCGCTCGAGGGGAACGTCCCCATCATCCTCGACGTGTCCGGCTATCTCGACGAAGACGAGGCGAAAGAGCTCCTCCTCTCTGTCGCGCGCCACCTGTTCGCCAAGGAGAAGAAGCTGAAGAAGCCCTTCCTGATGCTCATCGAGGAGGTCCACGAGTACATCCCCGAGGGCGGCGGCCTCGACGAGACGGGGAAGATGCTCATCAAAATCGGGAAGCGAGGCCGGAAACACGGCCTCGGCATCGTCGGCATCAGTCAGCGCCCGGCGGACGTGAAGAAAGACTTCATCACGCAGTGTGACTGGCTGGTGTGGCACCGGCTCACGTGGAACAACGACACCAACGTGGTGAGCCGCATCATCGACGCCGAACACGCGAACGCAGTGGAAGACTTGGGCGACGGCGAGGCGTTCCTGATGACCGACTGGAGCGAATCGGTGCGGCGGGTGCAGTTCCACCGCAAGCGTACCTTCGACGCGGGCGCGACGCCCGGACTCGACGACTTCGAGCGCCCCGAACTCAAGTCCATCAGCGACGATTTGGTCTCCGACCTCCGCGAAATCAGCGACGAACAAGAGCGCCGCGAGAGCGAACTCGCGGACCTGCGCCAAGAGGTGGAGAAGAAGGAACAGCGCATCCGCGAACTCGAAGCGGAGTTAGAGGACGCCCGCGACCTGTCGCGGATGGCCGACCGCTTCGCGCAGGCGATGCTCCAGAAGGCGGAGGCGCCGTACCGCGGCGGCGAGGGGCGGCCGACTGCGGCGGCGCCCGCGGACGACCAAGCCGAACTCCACGACTACGAAGAATCGAACGAGACGGAGGCCAACGAGACTGAAGAGAAAGCGGCGACGGAGGACGACCGGCCGGAAATCGAGCCAAACGAGTGGCCGACGCCCGACGTGATGGCAGAGGCCGCGGAGGAGAGAGCCGACGAGACGGAGTCGAACGCGGCCGACGAACAGGCCGACGTGACCTTCGGCGACACGGCGACGGCCGACGAGGATGACGACGGACCGGCGGCCGACGCGGATGGCGACAGACCGACGGCCGACGCCACGCCCGCCACGCGTGGGGCAGTCGTCACCCAACTCCGCACCGAAATCGAGGAGTTGCCGCGACTCTCCCGGGAGATGCTGGCCCACTACCGACGCGAGCGCACGTCGACCCCGGTGGACGCCCATGTCGCCGCGGGCGGGACCCCCGACCAGCCGATGGCGTACGGTCGGAACCGACCGCTCCGGACGGCCGGCTTCGTCGAACGCGTCGACGGCGACGAGTATCGGTACGCGCTCCCCGACCGAGTCGCCCGCGCCTTCGAGGACCACCTCGACGCGGACGCTCTCGAGGACGCCGTGCGCGAGGTGGAACGGTCGTTCGTCGACGAAGCGACGCTCGATGCCGAGGCGACGGACCCGCGGGCGCCCGACGAACGCGACGAGGTGGCACTCGTCGACGAGGACGTACCCGGCGACGACGGGTTCGTGGACGAAGACGCGGAGTTCGTCGACGAGGACGTGGCTGGTGACGACGGCTTCGTGGCGGAAGACGCGGAGTTCGTCGACGAGAGCGACGGGGCGCCAGCGTCGGCGGACGACGCGACGCGCCAGCAGATGTCCTCGGAGTCAGAGGACGAAGCGCGGACCGACGCGGAGATTCTCTAGACGGCCTTGCTATCCTTTCAGACGCCGGAAACCAGGTCTTCGAGCGCCGCCCGCGGGTCGTCGGCCTTCGCGACGCCGCTGGCGAGGAGGACACCCTCGGCGCCGAGCGATCCGGCGGCGGCGAGGTCCTCGCCCGTCGAGACGCCGGCGCCGCAGTAGACGTCGACCGCGGGGTCGACCGCCTCGGCGGCAGCGACGGCCCCTTCGACGATGCCGGGGTCGGCGGTGCTGACCGACACGTCGCCGCCGATGAGTTCGGGGGGTTCGACGGCGACGGCGTCGGGGGCGAGTGCGGCCACTGCGCCCACCTGCTGAGGGTTGTTGGCGCAGACGACCGTCTCCAAGTCGGCGCGGTCGGCGGCGTCGAGGGCGCCGTCGATGTCCGCGAGCGTCAGGCGGTGCTCGGAGTGGTTGAGAAGCGTTCCCTCGGCGCCCGCGTCGGCGACGGCCTCGGCGAGCGTGTGGCCGGTATGACTGCCGTGCTCGACGGGGGCGACGTGCTGGGCCCACGTCTCGACGCCGGTGGCGGCGACGCGGTCGAGGTGTGCGGCCTGCGGGGCGACGGCGATGCGGACACCGCTTGCCTCGGCCACGTCGCGGGCCGCGGCGGCGACGGCGGCCGGGTCACAGGGATACGCCTTCAGGTTGACGAGAACGAACATACCGGGGGAAGCAACGGGCAGGGGAAAAAACGTGGTTATCTGCTAGTCCTTGCGCTTGACCACGTCGCCGAGCGTCGTCGTCGTGGAGGAACCGCCGGACCAGTCGGAGTCGTCGCCGCCGCCGCCCTCCGAGAGCGAGATGTCGAGTTCGCTCTCGAGTTTCGTCTGCACCTCGTCGCTGGGGAGGACGTCACCGCGTTCGAGTTTGCGGATGAGGCTCGCCTTCTCGTTGAGTTCGTTGGCGAGGTCCTCTTGGGTCCAGCCGCGGTCCTCGCGGGCCGTGCGGATGCGTTCGTCGTAGTCGGTGGCCACCTCGTCCATGTCGTCGAACATGTCCTGCCGGCGTCGCGTGCTACCGGACGACCCCGACCCGCCCGACGTCGAGGACGAAGACGAGGAGGAAGAGTCCGAGGACGACGACGTAGAGTACTTCGTCGAGGACGACCCACTCGATTGGGTCCGAACCTCGGTGCCGAAGTCGGAACACTCGTCGCAGAGTTCCAGTTCGGCCCCCTCGACTTTCGTCGTGGTGAGCGACGAACTCTCGGCGCCACACATTTCACACTGGGGCATACCCAGTCGTAGCGGGTCGCCGGGGATAAAAGGTACGCCCGGCCGGTCAGGAGAGGTCGTGCCACGCGCCCCAGAACCGCTGGAATGCGGTGAGGTGGCCGATGACTGTGAAGAACACGAGGAGCCACCCGACGGCCGAGAGCGGGCCAACCGGTTCGGGAACGACGGCGGCGACGACGGCGACGACCCCGATGAGCGCGAGGCGGTCCGCCCGCCCCACGAGGCCGCCGTACTCCCGGCCGAGGCCGACCGCCTGAATCTGCGTCCCGAGGTAGGAGGTCATGAGGACGCCGGTGACGGCGAGGAGACCGAGGTCGTAGCGGCCGATGCCGGCGGCCAGTCCCACTACGAGGACGATGTCGGCGTAGCGGTCGAGGACGTGGTCGAGGAGGTCACCGCCCCGCGATTCGGCGTTCTGCGTGCGGGCGAGGGCGCCGTCAAGCAGGTCAAGCCACCCGTTTGCGAGCACGCAGAACGCACCGAGGACGTAGCTGACGGGTGTGGCGAGGTAGAACCCGCCCGCGGCGGCGACGGCGAAGCCGAAGGCGATGACGCTGACGCCGTCGGGGGTGAGGCCAACCCGGTCGGCGGCGGCGACCATCGGGTCGAGGGCGATTTCGGCGACGTGGCGCAGGCGGTCAAGCGTCACAGGTAGTCCGTGAAGTCGACGGTGCCGGCGCTCGGTTCGCGGTCCCCGTCGACGACCGCTTGGATGTCGGCGGCCACGTCGGCGGGCGTGCGCTCGGTCGTGTCGATTTCGTAGACGTTCTCGACGCCGTGGCGGTCGACCGCTTCCGAGAGGATGACGTCGAGCGCCTCGCTCTCGGCGTTTTCGGCCGCCTTCGACTCGTCCGCGCCGCGGTCACGCAGGCGCTCTTCGAGCACGTCGGGCCGACAGCGGAGGACGACCACTCGGTCGGCGTCGAGGTGGTGGGCCAAGTGCGACTCCGCGACGCCCGACCAGTCGCCGAGTGCCTCCCGAACGGCGTCGAGGTCCGCGACAAGCGAGTCGCGGTCGGCGTCGCGCTCCGACCACAGGCCGGCCTCCCGAATCAGTTCGTTGACGTGGATGACCGGCGCGTCGAGGAGCGTCGTCGCGGTGGTCTTGCCGGTTCCGGGCGTGCCGGTGACGGCGACGCGGTAGTCGGCGTCGTCGCTCATGCGACCACCTCCGCGAGTACGTCGTTGATAGTGTCGACGGCCGCGGGCGTCGTCTCGCGCGTGCCACAGGAGACGCGGATGCACTCGGGCAGGCCGAAACTGGAGCAGTCGCGGACGATGACGCCCTGCCGTTGGGTCGCCTCGGCGACGGCCGACGCGCCGCCAACCTCCGCGAGGACGAAGTTGCCGCCGCTCTCCCACGTCGGCGCGTCGAGGTTCTCGCGGAGATACGACCGCGCCCAGCGGGCCGTCTCGACTGTCTTTTCGAGGTGGTCGTCGTCGTCGAGGGCGGCGATGGCGGCCCGACACCCGACTTCACTGGCGGCGAAGGGCGTGTTGACGCGGGCGTAGGCGTCCGCCCACGCCTCGGGCACGACGCCGTAGCCGACACGGAGGCCCGCCAGTCCGTACGCCTTCGAGAAGGTCCGCAGGACGGCGACGTTGTCGTAGGTGTCGAGCAAGTCGATGGTCGAGGGCGTGTCCGTGTACTCGGCGTACGCCTCGTCGACGACGAGGAGGGTGTGGTCGTCGACGGACTCCGCGAGGGTCCGGATGGCGTCGCGGGAGAACTCCGCTCCCGTGGGGTTGTGTGGCGTGGTGACGTACACCATCCGCTCGCCGTCGTAGGCGTCGAGGACGGTGTCGGGCGTCTGGGCGAAGTCGTCGGCCTTCGAGAGCGGGTAGGTCGTCACCGTGCCGTGGTGATAGCGGGCGCTCATCTGGTAGTAGGAGAAGCCGGGGTCGGGCGCGAGAATCCGATCGCCCGGTTCGAGGAAGGCCCGCGAGAGGTAGTCGATAGCGCCGTCGGCGCCGGGGGTCACCCACACCTGTTCGGGCGCACAGTCCCAGTGGGCGGCGAGTTTCTCGCCGAGGTCGGTGTGAGAGGCCTTGGGGTAGACGCCGACGCGGGGCGCCGTCTCGCGAATCGCGTCGACGGCCGCCGGACTCGGGCCGTGCGGGTTCTCGTTCGACGAGAGTTTGGTGAGGTCGTCGGGGTCCATCCCCAAGTCGCGGGCCACCTCCTCGGCCCCGCGGCCGGGAACGTACGGCGAAAGGTCGGAGAGATCCCGTGGTTGCATGGTGAGAGCATGCGGACGCCGACGCTTAAGCGTGATTACTCGGTCACTCGTCGCCGGTCACAGCCAACTGTCGAGGCGGTCGGCCAGCCGACAGGAGAGCGCCGCGATGGTGAGCGTCGGGTTCATCGCGCCGCCGGTGGGGAAGACGCTACTGCCGGCTATCCAGAGGTTGTCGCAGTCGTGGGCGCGACAGTCCGGGGCGACGACGCTCTCGGTCGGGTCGGTTCCCATGCGCGTCGTCCCCATGTGGTGGAAAGCGGGCCCCGTCGCGTCGGGGCCGACCACCCAGTCGATGTCCGCGCCGAGTTCGGTCAGGATGGCGCGTTGGACCTCGTTGACGCGTTTGATGGCCTCGTGGGTCTCGGGGCCGACCGACCACCGAACGTCCGGGACGGGGTTGCCGTGGTCGTCGGTGGTGGAGTGGTCGAGGGTGATGCGGTTCTCCGCCCGCGGGAACTGCTCGACGAGGGCGCCGACGGCGAGGTGGGTGCCGTAGGACTCTCGCAGGTCGGCGAGGAGTGAGTCGCCCCAGTCGTCGCCGTTGAGCGCTTCGATGACCGGCGAGGGGCCGGCGTAGTTGAGGAATTCGAGTTTGACGCCGGGAAGCGGATCCTCGCCGTCGTAGAGGGCGTGGGATTCGGTGGTGTTGAAGCCGACGTGGTTCTGTCGCGTCTCGCGGTCGATGCGGCCGCCCGCGCCCGCGAAGCAGTGGTCCATGAAGTAGCGGCCGACGGCGCCGGAAGAGTTGGCGAGGCCGTCGGGATGGTCGTCCGAGGCGGAGAGGAGGAGGAGGCGGACGTTCTCGACGCCGCCGCAGGCGAGGACGACGGCGCGGGCCTCCTGTCGGTGTTCGGTGCCGTCGGGGGTGGCGTAGACGGCGGCGTCGACGCGCTCTCCGGAGTGGTCGAGACGCTGGACGGGCGCGCGGTCGATGACGCGGGCCCCTGCCGCTTCCGCGCGGGCGACGTGGCGCTCGGCGGTGTACTTCGCGCCCGAGGGGCAGACTGGCTTGCAGGTGCCGTAGCCGACACACGCGGAGGCGTCGTCGTAGGGTTCGGAGTTGCGCGCGTTCGGCACGGAGTGGGTTGGGAGGCCGAGCGATTCGCAGGCCTCGGCGAAGATGGCGTCGCTGTGCGAGGGCGGGAAGGCGGGGAGGGGATGGGGTTCCTCGCGGGGTGGGGCGAATGGGTTGTCGTCGGCGCCGGCGACGCCGAGTTCGCGTTCGGCCGCGGCG
Proteins encoded in this window:
- a CDS encoding helicase HerA domain-containing protein, which encodes MTETDTETITVADVSDGPGGDADADPGTSVSLPVVELLTGRGFVTGKSGSGKSNTASVLVENLLANNFPVLVVDTDGEYYGLKEEFELLHAGADDECDIQVSPEHAEKIASLALEGNVPIILDVSGYLDEDEAKELLLSVARHLFAKEKKLKKPFLMLIEEVHEYIPEGGGLDETGKMLIKIGKRGRKHGLGIVGISQRPADVKKDFITQCDWLVWHRLTWNNDTNVVSRIIDAEHANAVEDLGDGEAFLMTDWSESVRRVQFHRKRTFDAGATPGLDDFERPELKSISDDLVSDLREISDEQERRESELADLRQEVEKKEQRIRELEAELEDARDLSRMADRFAQAMLQKAEAPYRGGEGRPTAAAPADDQAELHDYEESNETEANETEEKAATEDDRPEIEPNEWPTPDVMAEAAEERADETESNAADEQADVTFGDTATADEDDDGPAADADGDRPTADATPATRGAVVTQLRTEIEELPRLSREMLAHYRRERTSTPVDAHVAAGGTPDQPMAYGRNRPLRTAGFVERVDGDEYRYALPDRVARAFEDHLDADALEDAVREVERSFVDEATLDAEATDPRAPDERDEVALVDEDVPGDDGFVDEDAEFVDEDVAGDDGFVAEDAEFVDESDGAPASADDATRQQMSSESEDEARTDAEIL
- the tpiA gene encoding triose-phosphate isomerase: MFVLVNLKAYPCDPAAVAAAARDVAEASGVRIAVAPQAAHLDRVAATGVETWAQHVAPVEHGSHTGHTLAEAVADAGAEGTLLNHSEHRLTLADIDGALDAADRADLETVVCANNPQQVGAVAALAPDAVAVEPPELIGGDVSVSTADPGIVEGAVAAAEAVDPAVDVYCGAGVSTGEDLAAAGSLGAEGVLLASGVAKADDPRAALEDLVSGV
- a CDS encoding multiprotein bridging factor aMBF1, with product MPQCEMCGAESSSLTTTKVEGAELELCDECSDFGTEVRTQSSGSSSTKYSTSSSSDSSSSSSSSTSGGSGSSGSTRRRQDMFDDMDEVATDYDERIRTAREDRGWTQEDLANELNEKASLIRKLERGDVLPSDEVQTKLESELDISLSEGGGGDDSDWSGGSSTTTTLGDVVKRKD
- a CDS encoding CDP-alcohol phosphatidyltransferase family protein, which encodes MTLDRLRHVAEIALDPMVAAADRVGLTPDGVSVIAFGFAVAAAGGFYLATPVSYVLGAFCVLANGWLDLLDGALARTQNAESRGGDLLDHVLDRYADIVLVVGLAAGIGRYDLGLLAVTGVLMTSYLGTQIQAVGLGREYGGLVGRADRLALIGVVAVVAAVVPEPVGPLSAVGWLLVFFTVIGHLTAFQRFWGAWHDLS
- a CDS encoding adenylate kinase family protein → MSDDADYRVAVTGTPGTGKTTATTLLDAPVIHVNELIREAGLWSERDADRDSLVADLDAVREALGDWSGVAESHLAHHLDADRVVVLRCRPDVLEERLRDRGADESKAAENAESEALDVILSEAVDRHGVENVYEIDTTERTPADVAADIQAVVDGDREPSAGTVDFTDYL
- the hisC gene encoding histidinol-phosphate transaminase, with the translated sequence MQPRDLSDLSPYVPGRGAEEVARDLGMDPDDLTKLSSNENPHGPSPAAVDAIRETAPRVGVYPKASHTDLGEKLAAHWDCAPEQVWVTPGADGAIDYLSRAFLEPGDRILAPDPGFSYYQMSARYHHGTVTTYPLSKADDFAQTPDTVLDAYDGERMVYVTTPHNPTGAEFSRDAIRTLAESVDDHTLLVVDEAYAEYTDTPSTIDLLDTYDNVAVLRTFSKAYGLAGLRVGYGVVPEAWADAYARVNTPFAASEVGCRAAIAALDDDDHLEKTVETARWARSYLRENLDAPTWESGGNFVLAEVGGASAVAEATQRQGVIVRDCSSFGLPECIRVSCGTRETTPAAVDTINDVLAEVVA
- a CDS encoding GMC family oxidoreductase, producing the protein MAREPVPDADVCIVGAGPAGAIVAARLAEAGHEVVVLDAGPRFDLDDRTEQLDAHLRPGIEGLWGMGGPRDAYTSSGPKGYPLNAARVKGVGGSTLHWQGMVMRLHERDFEMESRHGVGADWPIDYADLRPHYAAAERELGVAGADDNPFAPPREEPHPLPAFPPSHSDAIFAEACESLGLPTHSVPNARNSEPYDDASACVGYGTCKPVCPSGAKYTAERHVARAEAAGARVIDRAPVQRLDHSGERVDAAVYATPDGTEHRQEARAVVLACGGVENVRLLLLSASDDHPDGLANSSGAVGRYFMDHCFAGAGGRIDRETRQNHVGFNTTESHALYDGEDPLPGVKLEFLNYAGPSPVIEALNGDDWGDSLLADLRESYGTHLAVGALVEQFPRAENRITLDHSTTDDHGNPVPDVRWSVGPETHEAIKRVNEVQRAILTELGADIDWVVGPDATGPAFHHMGTTRMGTDPTESVVAPDCRAHDCDNLWIAGSSVFPTGGAMNPTLTIAALSCRLADRLDSWL